Proteins found in one Bacillus subtilis subsp. subtilis str. 168 genomic segment:
- the ydaG gene encoding putative general stress protein (Evidence 3: Putative function from multiple computational evidences; PubMedId: 10220166; Product type f: factor) has product MNQQDIKQKVLDVLDHHKVGSLATVQKGKPHSRYMTFFHDGLTIYTPTSKETHKAEEIENNPNVHILLGYDCEGFGDAYVEVAGKAKINNSAELKDKIWSSKLERWFDGKDDPNLVILEIEPEDIRLMNAGEKTPVSLEL; this is encoded by the coding sequence ATGAATCAGCAAGACATTAAACAAAAAGTGCTTGATGTTCTAGATCACCATAAAGTAGGTTCGCTCGCAACAGTTCAAAAGGGCAAACCGCATTCCCGCTACATGACTTTTTTCCATGACGGGCTGACGATTTACACACCGACAAGCAAGGAAACTCATAAAGCGGAAGAAATTGAGAACAACCCCAATGTCCACATTTTATTAGGCTATGATTGTGAAGGTTTTGGCGACGCATATGTCGAAGTTGCCGGAAAAGCAAAGATCAACAATTCGGCAGAACTCAAGGACAAAATATGGAGTTCCAAATTAGAGCGCTGGTTTGACGGCAAGGATGATCCGAATCTGGTGATTCTTGAAATTGAACCGGAGGATATCAGATTAATGAATGCCGGGGAGAAAACACCGGTCTCACTCGAACTATAA
- the epsJ gene encoding glycosyl hydrolase lipoprotein (Evidence 1a: Function from experimental evidences in the studied strain; PubMedId: 15661000, 26078454, 27897378; Product type lp: lipoprotein), with the protein MRHVLIAVILFFLSIGLSAGCAEAGNKTQNQSATEVNASPLQPAEYFIYHNLMNDKGLIKTDFSDQPSYLSESLGLWMEFLLSKNDAPHFQDQYQHLTDSFLMSNHLVTWKIQNGQASGTNALIDDMRIMLSLDQAAAKWGRSDYAQTARDIGTSLKTYNMNNGFFTDFYDSQAASKDVTLSYVMPDALAVLKKNGIIDEETEQRNANVLYSAPLKNGFLPKTYSSETKEYTYDSEINLIDQLYAAWHLPEGDEKASVLADWIKQEFQKNGKLYGRYSAYTKEPAVQYESPSVYALAVLFLTKQHENSSVIKAIYDRMNDFEIHDPVKSYYGGYMSGTQTHSFDNLLPLLAERKLFNENIIQ; encoded by the coding sequence GTGAGGCATGTACTAATTGCTGTCATCTTATTCTTCTTATCTATCGGACTTTCCGCAGGGTGTGCTGAAGCTGGAAACAAGACCCAAAATCAGTCGGCGACAGAAGTGAATGCCAGCCCGCTCCAGCCGGCGGAATATTTCATCTATCACAATTTAATGAATGACAAAGGGCTGATCAAAACCGATTTTTCAGACCAGCCTTCTTACTTGTCGGAATCTCTCGGACTGTGGATGGAGTTTCTGCTCAGCAAAAATGACGCACCACATTTCCAGGATCAATATCAGCATCTGACTGATTCATTTCTGATGAGCAATCACTTGGTGACGTGGAAGATTCAAAATGGCCAAGCGAGCGGGACGAATGCGCTGATAGATGATATGAGAATTATGCTGTCTCTTGACCAAGCCGCCGCAAAATGGGGCCGCAGCGACTACGCGCAAACGGCTAGGGATATCGGCACGTCTTTGAAGACATACAATATGAACAACGGGTTTTTTACAGACTTTTACGACTCACAGGCCGCTTCAAAGGATGTGACGCTTTCATACGTCATGCCTGATGCCTTAGCTGTCTTAAAGAAGAATGGAATCATAGACGAAGAAACAGAACAGCGGAATGCCAATGTTCTCTATTCAGCTCCTTTAAAAAATGGCTTTCTGCCGAAGACATACAGCTCGGAGACGAAGGAATACACATATGATAGTGAAATCAACCTGATTGATCAGCTTTACGCTGCTTGGCATTTGCCGGAAGGGGATGAAAAAGCATCTGTTTTAGCGGACTGGATCAAGCAGGAATTTCAGAAAAACGGAAAGCTGTACGGGCGGTATTCGGCATATACGAAGGAGCCTGCCGTCCAATATGAGTCTCCATCCGTATATGCCTTAGCCGTATTGTTTTTGACAAAACAGCATGAAAACAGTTCTGTCATCAAAGCCATATATGATAGAATGAATGACTTTGAAATTCATGATCCGGTGAAATCGTATTATGGAGGCTATATGAGCGGCACTCAGACGCATTCATTTGACAATCTGCTGCCGCTGTTAGCCGAAAGGAAGCTTTTTAATGAAAATATCATTCAGTGA
- the ydaL gene encoding hypothetical protein (Evidence 4: Unknown function but conserved in other organisms; PubMedId: 27897378; Product type ph : phenotype), which yields MLCVMMLLFSAIASFPVSAQAKDQDAGILIIYSTLDGKESSQVKMLDLLAGHFTSHVTVKKDSDVEASDFKGKDHVIYYGQTKRKLSQKLLSLISGVKKPVVAIGYNAGQISQFSGLSLARKENVFQVHSRSEKADVSLESGLNVLSVSGLKGTALYTFKADEGTTHSFIWKTKKGNVYIGLTNLLNDNLIVAKQLREAFGEKAGTTLLYLRLEDISPMSDEKLLLQAGTYLHKRHIPFILAVIPVYLNPETGDKVYLSNQPKMVKVLKKLQSMGGSIIVHGYTHAYRYSETGEGFEFWDAKADQPITSGNAEDPPSILEKEQDFPNEQAYHSYLEPFREKEETYTKQKLTRAIEDLTSSGLYPLAFEAPHYTMSEYGYQIASQYFTSIFGQVQLSSTTWKTSGAPPFVTAPSMLHGMTLYPETIGFVDTSKQNPLGEMEEHISQMIDFEGGVAGGFYHPYLGMKYLPELVDQMERIPDSEWLDLKKTKQTVKTDKVEIHTSGDGTIQVKNGVSPIYEFFDHHRQTPLEKALWILSAVVLLFVIMFVSYTFYLRATLKKRIFKERRSLG from the coding sequence TTGCTATGCGTCATGATGCTTCTATTTTCAGCTATTGCGTCTTTTCCCGTTTCTGCGCAAGCGAAAGATCAGGATGCCGGCATTCTCATCATCTACTCAACCTTGGACGGCAAAGAGTCGTCACAAGTCAAAATGCTCGATTTGCTTGCGGGCCACTTTACATCCCATGTGACAGTCAAAAAAGATTCAGACGTTGAAGCGTCGGATTTCAAAGGGAAAGACCATGTGATTTATTACGGCCAAACGAAAAGAAAGCTCAGCCAAAAATTGCTGTCTCTTATCAGCGGCGTGAAAAAACCGGTTGTCGCCATTGGCTATAACGCAGGCCAAATCAGCCAATTTTCTGGGCTTTCATTAGCCCGCAAAGAAAATGTGTTTCAGGTTCACAGCAGGTCAGAAAAGGCCGATGTGTCTCTGGAAAGCGGGCTTAACGTGCTGAGTGTATCAGGCCTGAAAGGAACGGCGCTTTACACCTTCAAAGCGGATGAAGGCACAACGCATTCTTTTATATGGAAAACAAAAAAAGGGAATGTGTACATTGGATTAACAAATTTGTTAAATGACAATTTGATCGTGGCGAAACAGCTCAGAGAAGCTTTCGGAGAGAAGGCGGGGACGACGTTATTGTATTTGCGTCTCGAGGATATCAGCCCGATGTCTGATGAAAAACTGCTGCTTCAAGCCGGTACATACCTGCATAAGCGGCATATTCCTTTTATCCTGGCGGTCATTCCGGTTTACTTGAATCCGGAAACAGGCGACAAAGTGTATTTGTCTAATCAACCGAAGATGGTCAAGGTGCTGAAGAAGCTGCAAAGCATGGGCGGCAGTATCATAGTTCACGGCTATACTCACGCTTATCGCTACAGTGAAACAGGAGAGGGATTTGAATTTTGGGATGCAAAGGCGGATCAGCCGATTACATCCGGAAATGCCGAAGACCCCCCGTCCATTTTGGAGAAAGAACAGGACTTCCCGAACGAACAAGCCTATCACAGCTATCTTGAACCATTTCGGGAAAAGGAAGAAACGTATACAAAACAAAAACTGACGCGTGCCATTGAGGATTTGACATCATCGGGTCTTTACCCGCTGGCGTTTGAAGCGCCGCATTACACGATGTCCGAATATGGCTATCAAATCGCCTCGCAGTATTTTACAAGCATTTTCGGCCAGGTCCAGCTCAGCAGCACAACATGGAAAACATCCGGTGCACCTCCGTTTGTGACTGCTCCTTCGATGCTGCACGGAATGACGCTTTATCCGGAAACGATCGGCTTTGTCGACACATCGAAGCAAAACCCGCTCGGTGAGATGGAGGAGCATATCTCCCAGATGATTGATTTTGAAGGCGGAGTAGCCGGAGGATTTTATCACCCGTACCTTGGGATGAAATATCTGCCTGAGCTGGTTGATCAGATGGAACGCATTCCAGACAGTGAATGGCTTGATTTAAAGAAAACGAAACAAACCGTCAAAACAGACAAAGTGGAAATTCATACAAGCGGTGACGGAACGATTCAGGTGAAAAACGGCGTAAGCCCCATTTACGAGTTTTTCGATCATCACCGGCAAACCCCTCTGGAAAAGGCGTTATGGATTCTCTCCGCTGTTGTGCTCTTATTTGTCATCATGTTTGTCAGTTATACGTTTTACTTGAGAGCCACATTGAAAAAACGAATTTTTAAGGAGAGAAGAAGCCTTGGGTAA
- the topB gene encoding DNA topoisomerase III (Evidence 1c: Function from experimental evidences in the studied genus; PubMedId: 16192570, 16556226; Product type e: enzyme), whose translation MSKTVVLAEKPSVGRDLARVLKCHKKGNGYLEGDQYIVTWALGHLVTLADPEGYGKEFQSWRLEDLPIIPEPLKLVVIKKTGKQFNAVKSQLTRKDVNQIVIATDAGREGELVARWIIEKANVRKPIKRLWISSVTDKAIKEGFQKLRSGKEYENLYHSAVARAEADWIVGINATRALTTKFNAQLSCGRVQTPTLAMIAKREADIQAFTPVPYYGIRAAVDGMTLTWQDKKSKQTRTFNQDVTSRLLKNLQGKQAVVAELKKTAKKSFAPALYDLTELQRDAHKRFGFSAKETLSVLQKLYEQHKLVTYPRTDSRFLSSDIVPTLKDRLEGMEVKPYAQYVSQIKKRGIKSHKGYVNDAKVSDHHAIIPTEEPLVLSSLSDKERKLYDLIAKRFLAVLMPAFEYEETKVIAEIGGETFTAKGKTVQSQGWKAVYDMAEEDDEQEDDRDQTLPALQKGDTLAVRTLTETSGQTKPPARFNEGTLLSAMENPSAFMQGEEKGLVKTLGETGGLGTVATRADIIEKLFNSFLIEKKGQDIFITSKGKQLLQLVPEDLKSPALTAEWEQKLSAIAAGKLKSAVFIKDMKAYAHQTVKEIKNSSQTFRHDNITGTACPECGKMMLKVNGKRGTMLVCQDRECGSRKTIARKTNARCPNCHKRMELRGQGEGQTFACVCGHREKLSVFEKRKNKDKARATKRDVSSYMKKQNKDEPINNALAEQLKKLGLDK comes from the coding sequence ATGTCAAAAACAGTTGTATTAGCTGAAAAACCTTCAGTCGGCCGGGATTTAGCCCGGGTACTGAAGTGCCATAAAAAAGGAAACGGTTATCTCGAAGGCGATCAATATATTGTGACTTGGGCTTTAGGCCATTTGGTGACGCTTGCTGATCCGGAAGGCTACGGAAAAGAATTTCAATCATGGCGCCTAGAGGATCTGCCGATTATCCCAGAACCCTTGAAGCTTGTGGTGATAAAAAAAACCGGAAAGCAGTTCAATGCAGTCAAATCCCAGCTTACCCGTAAAGACGTCAATCAGATTGTCATCGCGACTGACGCAGGCCGGGAAGGTGAGCTTGTTGCGCGCTGGATCATTGAGAAAGCGAATGTCCGAAAACCAATCAAGCGGCTGTGGATTTCATCTGTGACGGATAAAGCGATCAAGGAAGGTTTTCAAAAGCTGCGCAGCGGCAAAGAATATGAAAACCTGTACCATTCTGCCGTCGCCAGAGCGGAAGCGGATTGGATTGTGGGGATCAACGCCACCCGTGCACTTACCACAAAATTCAATGCCCAGCTCTCATGCGGGCGTGTGCAGACTCCGACGCTTGCCATGATTGCAAAGCGCGAGGCAGACATTCAGGCGTTTACGCCCGTTCCGTATTACGGCATACGTGCTGCAGTCGACGGCATGACGCTGACGTGGCAGGATAAGAAATCAAAGCAGACGAGAACGTTCAATCAAGATGTAACAAGCCGTTTGCTAAAAAATCTCCAAGGAAAGCAAGCGGTCGTAGCTGAGCTGAAAAAAACAGCGAAAAAAAGCTTTGCGCCTGCGCTTTATGATTTAACGGAGCTCCAGCGTGACGCCCACAAGCGCTTCGGTTTTTCTGCCAAAGAAACGCTTTCTGTCCTGCAGAAGCTATATGAGCAGCATAAGCTCGTCACATATCCGCGGACGGACTCTAGATTTTTATCCAGTGACATCGTCCCGACGTTAAAAGACCGTCTGGAAGGCATGGAAGTAAAACCGTATGCCCAATATGTCAGCCAAATTAAAAAACGCGGCATTAAATCTCATAAAGGATATGTCAATGACGCGAAGGTGTCAGACCACCACGCGATTATCCCGACCGAAGAGCCGCTCGTTCTCAGCAGTCTGAGTGATAAAGAACGAAAGCTGTATGACCTGATTGCGAAACGTTTCCTGGCTGTATTAATGCCTGCATTCGAATATGAGGAAACAAAGGTCATCGCAGAAATCGGCGGAGAAACCTTTACGGCGAAAGGCAAAACCGTGCAGTCGCAAGGGTGGAAAGCCGTTTATGATATGGCGGAAGAGGATGATGAGCAGGAGGATGACAGAGATCAGACACTTCCTGCGCTTCAAAAAGGCGACACACTTGCCGTCCGCACGTTAACGGAAACAAGCGGCCAAACGAAGCCGCCTGCCCGCTTTAATGAAGGGACCTTGCTGTCAGCGATGGAAAACCCAAGCGCGTTTATGCAGGGAGAAGAAAAAGGCCTCGTCAAAACGCTTGGAGAAACAGGCGGCCTCGGCACGGTGGCAACGCGTGCCGACATTATTGAAAAACTGTTCAACAGCTTTTTAATCGAGAAAAAAGGCCAAGATATTTTTATCACATCTAAAGGAAAACAGCTCCTGCAGCTTGTTCCGGAGGATCTGAAATCACCGGCCTTAACAGCAGAATGGGAGCAAAAGCTGTCTGCGATCGCGGCCGGCAAATTGAAATCGGCTGTTTTTATTAAAGATATGAAGGCTTACGCTCACCAAACGGTAAAAGAAATCAAAAACAGCAGCCAAACCTTCCGACATGACAACATTACGGGAACGGCATGTCCGGAATGCGGCAAAATGATGCTGAAAGTAAACGGCAAACGCGGGACGATGCTCGTGTGCCAAGATCGTGAATGCGGAAGCAGAAAAACGATTGCCCGAAAAACAAACGCACGCTGCCCAAATTGCCATAAAAGAATGGAGCTTCGCGGCCAAGGCGAGGGCCAAACCTTTGCGTGTGTGTGCGGTCACCGTGAAAAGCTCTCTGTATTTGAAAAACGAAAAAACAAAGACAAAGCGCGTGCTACCAAACGGGACGTATCCTCTTATATGAAAAAACAAAATAAAGATGAGCCGATTAACAACGCGCTGGCAGAACAGCTGAAAAAACTCGGTTTGGATAAATAA
- the epsK gene encoding cyclic-di-GMP receptor (Evidence 1a: Function from experimental evidences in the studied strain; PubMedId: 23893111, 27897378; Product type rc: receptor), producing MKISFSESQKLFAYFSGLIAALSLFIYYVSAQQSEGALILCITFGVIAAGIWFGPIYALAVTLIVLFVLGTLMMFFQTGQTSLFPAEEGLRMLVVWGIALLLFSFISGRIHDITAELRRSMTRLQSEIKSYVAVDRVTGFDNKQRMKLELSEEIKRAERYGNSFVFLLLHMHYFKEFKSLYGEKETDRLFQYVGQQIRTSVRETDKKFRPSDERIGIVLTHTPAEHMPAVLTKLKKQLDTYQLENGKYVSLTFHVCYLPYRNDIQTADQFLEELENEMMMNEL from the coding sequence ATGAAAATATCATTCAGTGAATCACAAAAATTATTTGCTTATTTTTCAGGGCTCATCGCGGCCCTGTCTTTGTTTATTTATTATGTGTCAGCCCAGCAATCAGAAGGTGCTCTGATCCTTTGCATCACATTTGGCGTCATCGCCGCAGGCATCTGGTTCGGCCCGATTTACGCGCTGGCAGTGACCTTAATCGTACTCTTTGTTCTCGGCACCTTAATGATGTTTTTCCAGACTGGACAGACATCGCTCTTTCCGGCTGAGGAAGGGCTGCGAATGCTTGTCGTGTGGGGAATCGCGCTTTTGCTGTTTTCTTTTATTTCTGGAAGAATCCACGATATTACAGCAGAGCTTCGGCGCTCAATGACACGGCTTCAATCCGAAATTAAAAGCTATGTTGCTGTTGACAGAGTGACTGGTTTTGATAACAAGCAAAGGATGAAGCTGGAACTTTCAGAAGAAATCAAGCGGGCGGAGCGCTACGGCAATTCTTTTGTGTTTTTGCTGCTCCATATGCATTATTTCAAAGAGTTTAAGTCTTTGTACGGTGAAAAAGAAACGGACCGCCTCTTCCAATATGTCGGTCAGCAAATCAGGACAAGCGTTCGGGAAACGGATAAGAAATTCCGTCCCTCTGACGAGCGTATCGGGATCGTGCTGACGCACACGCCTGCTGAACATATGCCGGCCGTTCTGACTAAGCTGAAGAAACAATTGGATACATATCAGCTGGAAAATGGAAAGTATGTGTCGCTTACGTTCCACGTTTGCTATTTGCCCTACCGCAACGATATCCAAACAGCTGATCAATTTTTAGAAGAACTGGAAAACGAGATGATGATGAATGAACTATAA
- the ydaM gene encoding putative glycosyltransferase associated to biofilm formation (Evidence 3: Putative function from multiple computational evidences; PubMedId: 27897378, 28296273; Product type e: enzyme) → MGNTLFFISLSLIWVMLLYHMFLMQGGFRHYMTFERNIPKWRENMKELPKVSVLIPAHNEEVVIRQTLKAMVNLYYPKDRLEIIVVNDNSSDRTGDIVNEFSEKYDFIKMVITKPPNAGKGKSSALNSGFAESNGDVICVYDADNTPEKMAVYYLVLGLMNDEKAGAVVGKFRVINAAKTLLTRFINIETICFQWMAQGGRWKWFKIATIPGTNFAIRRSIIEKLGGWDDKALAEDTELTIRVYNLGYHIRFFPAAITWEQEPETWKVWWRQRTRWARGNQYVVLKFLAQFFKLKRKRIIFDLFYFFFTYFLFFFGVIMSNAIFVVNLFYDLHLSVGFLAMILWILAFFLFMTEVMITLSIEKTEMNKQNFFIVFLMYFTYSQAWIVLVIYSLFVEIKHRLFKQEVKWYKTERYNQHKSG, encoded by the coding sequence TTGGGTAATACGCTGTTCTTTATCTCGCTAAGTTTAATATGGGTTATGCTTCTCTACCACATGTTCCTCATGCAGGGCGGGTTTCGCCACTATATGACCTTCGAACGGAATATCCCGAAGTGGAGAGAAAATATGAAGGAACTGCCGAAGGTCAGCGTCCTCATCCCGGCGCATAACGAAGAGGTTGTGATTCGGCAGACGCTGAAGGCCATGGTCAACCTTTATTATCCGAAGGACCGGCTGGAGATTATCGTCGTTAATGATAATTCATCAGACCGGACGGGTGATATCGTCAATGAATTTTCCGAGAAATACGATTTCATCAAAATGGTGATTACGAAGCCGCCAAATGCAGGAAAAGGAAAATCCTCTGCACTTAACTCGGGTTTTGCCGAATCGAACGGCGATGTGATCTGTGTGTATGACGCCGACAACACGCCTGAGAAAATGGCCGTGTATTACCTCGTGCTCGGCCTGATGAATGACGAAAAGGCAGGCGCCGTGGTAGGGAAATTCCGCGTCATCAATGCGGCAAAGACGCTGCTGACGAGGTTTATTAATATCGAAACGATCTGTTTTCAGTGGATGGCCCAGGGAGGCAGATGGAAGTGGTTCAAAATCGCCACGATCCCAGGCACCAACTTCGCGATCCGCAGAAGCATTATCGAAAAGCTCGGAGGCTGGGATGACAAAGCGCTCGCTGAGGATACTGAGCTGACCATCCGGGTATATAATCTCGGCTATCACATCCGCTTTTTCCCTGCCGCCATCACGTGGGAGCAGGAACCGGAAACATGGAAGGTATGGTGGCGCCAGCGCACCCGATGGGCGCGCGGCAATCAATATGTCGTGCTCAAATTTTTGGCGCAGTTTTTTAAGCTGAAACGAAAACGGATTATCTTTGATTTGTTTTATTTTTTCTTTACGTACTTCCTGTTTTTCTTTGGCGTGATCATGTCAAATGCGATTTTTGTAGTGAATTTGTTTTATGATTTGCATTTGTCTGTTGGATTTTTGGCAATGATTCTCTGGATTTTGGCGTTTTTCTTATTTATGACAGAGGTCATGATTACGTTGAGCATTGAAAAAACAGAAATGAACAAGCAAAACTTTTTTATCGTATTTCTCATGTACTTCACATACTCGCAGGCATGGATTGTGCTTGTTATCTACTCTTTATTCGTAGAAATCAAGCACCGTTTATTCAAGCAAGAGGTCAAATGGTACAAGACAGAACGATACAATCAACATAAAAGCGGGTGA
- the lrpC gene encoding transcriptional regulator (Lrp/AsnC family) (Evidence 1a: Function from experimental evidences in the studied strain; PubMedId: 9341680, 10606655, 10913073, 12458218, 16407330, 16528101; Product type r : regulator), whose amino-acid sequence MKLDQIDLNIIEELKKDSRLSMRELGRKIKLSPPSVTERVRQLESFGIIKQYTLEVDQKKLGLPVSCIVEATVKNADYERFKSYIQTLPNIEFCYRIAGAACYMLKINAESLEAVEDFINKTSPYAQTVTHVIFSEIDTKNGRG is encoded by the coding sequence ATGAAACTTGACCAGATTGATCTGAATATCATTGAGGAGCTGAAGAAGGACAGCCGTTTGTCGATGAGGGAATTAGGCAGAAAAATTAAGCTGTCGCCTCCATCTGTAACAGAACGGGTAAGACAGCTTGAATCGTTTGGCATCATCAAGCAATACACGCTGGAGGTCGACCAGAAAAAACTGGGGCTTCCCGTTTCCTGCATTGTGGAAGCAACCGTTAAAAACGCGGATTATGAGCGGTTCAAAAGCTATATTCAAACATTGCCGAATATTGAATTTTGCTACCGGATTGCGGGTGCAGCCTGCTATATGCTGAAAATCAATGCCGAAAGCCTCGAAGCGGTAGAAGATTTCATTAACAAAACATCGCCCTACGCGCAAACCGTCACTCACGTCATTTTCTCAGAAATTGACACGAAAAACGGGCGCGGTTAG
- the amj gene encoding lipid II flippase (Evidence 1a: Function from experimental evidences in the studied strain; PubMedId: 15849754, 16850406, 25918422, 27537185; Product type t: transporter) — MHVITTQVLFIFCFLLLIHSIETLAYATRLSGARVGFIASALSLFNVMVIVSRMSNMVQQPFTGHLIDDAGKNALAIVGEQFRFLIFGSTVGTILGIILLPSFVALFSRAIIHLAGGGGSVFQVFRKGFSKQGFKNALSYLRLPSISYVKGFHMRLIPKRLFVINMLITSIYTIGVLSALYAGLLAPERSTTAVMASGLINGIATMLLAIFVDPKVSVLADDVAKGKRSYIYLKWTSVTMVTSRVAGTLLAQLMFIPGAYYIAWLTKWF; from the coding sequence GTGCATGTCATTACAACACAAGTACTTTTTATTTTTTGTTTTTTATTGCTGATTCACTCGATAGAAACCTTAGCCTATGCGACAAGGCTTTCCGGAGCTCGCGTTGGATTTATTGCGTCCGCGCTTTCTCTGTTTAATGTCATGGTCATCGTATCCAGAATGTCGAATATGGTGCAGCAGCCCTTTACTGGGCATTTAATTGATGATGCTGGAAAAAACGCACTGGCGATTGTAGGGGAGCAGTTCCGCTTTTTAATTTTCGGATCGACAGTCGGCACCATTTTGGGCATTATCCTGCTCCCGTCTTTTGTCGCTCTTTTTTCACGGGCGATTATTCACTTGGCGGGCGGCGGCGGCTCCGTTTTTCAAGTATTCCGAAAGGGATTCTCGAAACAAGGATTCAAAAATGCCCTTTCCTATTTGCGTCTGCCGTCCATTTCATATGTAAAAGGATTTCATATGCGCTTGATTCCGAAGCGTTTGTTTGTCATCAACATGCTGATCACATCGATTTATACGATTGGTGTGCTTTCGGCTTTATACGCAGGCCTTTTGGCGCCGGAGCGCAGCACGACAGCCGTCATGGCTTCGGGTTTGATCAACGGAATTGCAACGATGCTGCTGGCTATTTTTGTTGATCCTAAGGTATCCGTTCTTGCTGATGATGTGGCAAAAGGAAAACGAAGCTATATCTATTTAAAATGGACCTCTGTCACAATGGTCACATCAAGGGTGGCGGGCACACTCCTCGCCCAGCTCATGTTTATTCCCGGGGCCTACTATATCGCGTGGCTGACAAAGTGGTTTTAA
- the ydaF gene encoding putative ribosomal protein N-acetyltransferase (Evidence 3: Putative function from multiple computational evidences; PubMedId: 15468321; Product type e: enzyme), with amino-acid sequence MFTCKVNEHITIRLLEPKDAERLAELIIQNQQRLGKWLFFAENPSSADTYRETIIPDWRRQYADLNGIEAGLLYDGSLCGMISLHNLDQVNRKAEIGYWIAKEFEGKGIITAACRKLITYAFEELELNRVAICAAVGNEKSRAVPERIGFLEEGKARDGLYVNGMHHDLVYYSLLKREWEGEK; translated from the coding sequence ATGTTCACTTGCAAGGTAAATGAGCACATCACCATCCGATTATTGGAGCCGAAGGATGCGGAGCGGCTGGCCGAACTCATTATCCAAAATCAGCAGCGGCTTGGCAAGTGGCTGTTTTTTGCGGAAAATCCAAGCAGCGCTGACACGTACCGAGAAACAATCATTCCAGATTGGCGGCGCCAGTATGCCGACCTGAACGGCATTGAGGCGGGTCTCCTTTATGACGGCAGCCTATGCGGCATGATCAGCCTGCATAACCTTGATCAAGTGAATCGTAAGGCGGAAATCGGATATTGGATTGCCAAAGAATTTGAAGGGAAAGGCATTATTACAGCTGCCTGCCGAAAACTCATTACGTATGCTTTTGAAGAGCTTGAGCTGAATCGTGTGGCGATCTGTGCGGCTGTCGGAAACGAAAAAAGCAGAGCGGTTCCGGAGCGGATCGGGTTTCTAGAGGAAGGAAAGGCACGGGATGGCTTATACGTAAACGGCATGCATCACGACCTCGTCTACTACAGTCTGTTAAAGCGTGAATGGGAAGGCGAAAAATAA
- the ydzA gene encoding hypothetical protein (Evidence 4: Unknown function but conserved in other organisms), with translation MLHTPIGRLRTMGFIEGMSLLILLFIAMPLKYWAGLPLAVTIVGSVHGGLFILYLLVLAYATFSVKWPLKWSAAGFIAAFVPFGNFLYDRGLRNYK, from the coding sequence ATGCTGCACACGCCGATCGGAAGACTTCGCACGATGGGTTTTATTGAAGGAATGTCACTCTTAATCCTGTTGTTCATCGCTATGCCGCTTAAATATTGGGCAGGCCTTCCGCTTGCGGTGACAATTGTCGGTTCGGTTCACGGCGGGTTGTTCATTTTGTATTTGCTTGTCTTGGCTTATGCAACCTTCTCTGTCAAATGGCCGCTGAAATGGTCAGCTGCCGGCTTCATCGCCGCTTTCGTCCCATTCGGAAATTTTTTGTACGACCGCGGATTAAGGAACTATAAATAA